The following nucleotide sequence is from Halogeometricum borinquense DSM 11551.
CAGTACCGGCGTCGGCCACTTTCGTTATCGCTCCCTCGTCTCTGAGAACGTCCTGTGTCGCGATTCCGCCCGTCGAAGTGTATTCGATGCGGTCATCTCTTTCCGTTCGGTCTCGGCCGTCGCCGGTGTTCCAGACGAGTCCGCCTTGCTCCTGTACGAACACGTCCCCGAGTCCGGTACCGGCGGCGACTTCGGCGCGATGTGCCGCAGTCAGAACGTCTTCGCGGGAAAGTTCGAGATCGAAAACGTCGGCGGCGGCGAGCGCAGTTGCGAGGGTGGCCGCGCCACTCGCACCGAATCCGCATCCGACCGGGATGTCGGCCTCCAGTGAGACGTCGGCGGTGACGCCGATTGAGTCGAGGACGCCCGCGACCGGTTCGAAGCTGGTGACGGTACCGTCGAGTCGGATAACTGTCTCGTCGGTCGGTTTGACGGTGGCGTGAACGCCGTCTTCGACGGCGAAACTGACGCCCAACGAACCCTCTTCGGGATCCGATTGCGGCACGAAGACAGTGGTGACGCTCCCGGGTGCGTACGCAGTCGTCATACTGTTGTCATCGGTGGCCACGCCTCTAAGGATTGTCGAGACAGAGAACGGATTTTCGTACGGATTTCGATTGTCGGCGACGCCGTCTCAGGACGACTTTTCCCGGACGAACTCCGCTTCTGCGGTGTCATCGTCTTGGGTTCGGAGCAGTTGCTCGACTCGGCGTTCGAACTCTGCCTCGTCTATTTTTCCCTCGGCATAGCGTTCGCGGAGACGACCGAGAGCATCGTCATGCTGGTCTGCATTTGCTCGGCGTGGCGAGTCGAGTTGATTCGCTTCGGTCATAGCTCTCGTGAAGTCGGTCAGACGGACGTACGGGAGCGTGAGCAATGCAGTGATGATGAAGGTCCCGACGAAACCTGCGACGGGATGCTCACCGTTGATGAGTGCAATGAGAGAAACAACGCCGGCGACGACGGCGGAGAACGTCCACGGCCGCGTGCGGATGAACTCGTCGAAGTCGAACCCGTCGGTGGAGGGCGAAGACATATTAGATAGTTATCAAGTACTGTAAAAAAGTTCGATAACGCGGGGTACGGCGTCTACGCGTCTCGTGACCGACGGTAACCGAGAAGACCGAACACGCCAGTCAAGAGCGTCAGGAGGTCCCACGGAGACGCGTCGATGTCGCGCTTCTTGGCGTCGCGGCGGATCCACGCGGCGAGTGTGAGGTGGGCAACGGCAGTCAGGCCGACGAACGTCGTGCGCTTCACGGCGTTAGTCTGCGGAGTTGCGCGGGCCGGCCGAGGCCTTTTTGTCGATGCCTGCGGCGTCGATGTCGTCGCCGCCGACTGACGAGCGAAGTTCGTCCATCCCGTCGTCGCAGTCGATTCCGAAGTTGTCCTCGTAGAGGTCGCTCACGCGCGTCATTTCCTCCTCGGAGAGTTTCGGGACGTCGCTGGCGGCGGCCCACTCGGTGATGTCTTCTTTCGTGTGGAACGTCGGCGTCACCGACGCGACGGCGTCGTGGCTCAGAAGGTAGGCGATGGCGGCTTGTCCCATCGTACGTTCGCCGTCTCGCTCCAAGAACCGAAGCGTCTCTAGTTTCTCCCAGCCCGTCTCGTACCACGCGTCGGGGCGGAATCCGCGGTGGTCGTCAAGGTCGTGGCCCGTCTCGGGCGTCACCTGTTCGTTCAGGAGGCCCGAAGAGTGCGGCACGCGCGGGATGAGACTCGTCGGCGACCCCGTGCGCTCGACGGTGTCGAGGAAGTGGTTGCCGACTTCCTGCTCGAACATGTTCCAGACGAGTTGCAGCGAGTCGAACTCCTCTTCGATGGCCATGTCGCCCTCGGCCAACCAACCGATGGAGGGACCGAGTGCCCAACCGATTGCGTCTACGAGGCCTTCCTCACGGAGTTCGTCGAGTGCTTCGAGAACGTCCTCGTCAACCTCGTCAACGTTCGCGTTGTGGAGTTGGAGTACTTCGACGTGGTCTACGCCGAGGCGTTCGAGACTCTTCTCCGTCGCGGAGCGAACCCACTCGCCCGTCATCTCTTTCGGTAGTTCGCCGTGGCCCGCCTGCGGGTTGTTGTAGAAGTCGTAGC
It contains:
- a CDS encoding SHOCT domain-containing protein; the encoded protein is MSSPSTDGFDFDEFIRTRPWTFSAVVAGVVSLIALINGEHPVAGFVGTFIITALLTLPYVRLTDFTRAMTEANQLDSPRRANADQHDDALGRLRERYAEGKIDEAEFERRVEQLLRTQDDDTAEAEFVREKSS
- a CDS encoding GHMP family kinase ATP-binding protein, encoding MTTAYAPGSVTTVFVPQSDPEEGSLGVSFAVEDGVHATVKPTDETVIRLDGTVTSFEPVAGVLDSIGVTADVSLEADIPVGCGFGASGAATLATALAAADVFDLELSREDVLTAAHRAEVAAGTGLGDVFVQEQGGLVWNTGDGRDRTERDDRIEYTSTGGIATQDVLRDEGAITKVADAGTEALSTFHPGDSLQAWFNASWAFAKRTELPTQSVEQTVERVLDNDGAATMAMVGETVLATGVEGVLDESTRITNDGAHVR
- a CDS encoding aldo/keto reductase encodes the protein MNYRTLGNSDVEVSEVGFGAWVVGTDWWGDRTKDDSIEMIHHAIEEGITYFDTGDVYGHGESEKVIGEAIADYRDEVTLATKVGYDFYNNPQAGHGELPKEMTGEWVRSATEKSLERLGVDHVEVLQLHNANVDEVDEDVLEALDELREEGLVDAIGWALGPSIGWLAEGDMAIEEEFDSLQLVWNMFEQEVGNHFLDTVERTGSPTSLIPRVPHSSGLLNEQVTPETGHDLDDHRGFRPDAWYETGWEKLETLRFLERDGERTMGQAAIAYLLSHDAVASVTPTFHTKEDITEWAAASDVPKLSEEEMTRVSDLYEDNFGIDCDDGMDELRSSVGGDDIDAAGIDKKASAGPRNSAD